TGACGTGTTAAATGCTTCTGGGTGCTTGCAGAGGAACGCCAAGCCGAAATCCCCCTGCTTTTCTTTCCCGAGTCCACGAGGAAAAGCCACCGCGATGTCTGCTTAGCATGCATTCCGGCAAATagatacccccccccccctccgccccCCACACATTGATGGAATGCGCCCTGAGTGACTTCCCGACCCACTCATCGCCCACCGTGACATGGCCGAGGCCAACGAGCCGAACGTGGAGATCGACCCGGACTTCGAGCCCCAGAAGCGGCCGCGCTCTTGCACTTGGCCGCTTCCACGTCCGGAGCTCGGCGCGGCGGGCAAAGCGGGGGCGAACGACGCTGATGTCATCcccgaggaagaggatgacgacgaagagggaggaggaggtggggcAGGGGGAGGAGGTGGCAGTGCGCCCCGGGAGGCTACCGGGTCTCTCACGCCGAGCCAGCTCACTCCCTCCGGCCTCCGCCTTGCCTCGCAGCCCCGCACCGAGGACACCGCGGACGGCTCGCTGTCCTCGGCGCAGTTGACGCCGCCGGCGGCGGCCACCACGGCCTCGCAGCAGCTGCGGAAGTCGTCGGCTCGCCGGAACGCCTGGGGCAACTACTCGTACGCGGACCTCATCACGCAGGCCATCGAGTCGTCCCCCGAGAAGAGACTCACCTTGTCGCAGATCTACGACTGGATGGTCCGCTCCGTGCCCTACTTCAAGGACAAGGGCGACAGCAACAGCTCGGCTGGATGGAAGGTGAGCAGGCTCCGGACGCGCTCGTTGCGCACACCTGCAACACCGACATTTACAGTTGGAAATGgtcgtggaaaaaagaaataacagagGCTGGGGGCGACATTGAACTCGTCGAGTTATTCCATAATTGAGTCACTGTTCTCTTATTATTgtaaccataaataataataataaacaatgaaATAACATGCCCACTGTTATATCACAACACATAAAATTGGTCCACTTCCCATTTGATGTTTAGGATTATAGTTCAGCCTGAAAACCAATTCATCATGGAATCAAGTCAGATTTGTAGGATTTAGACGTGTGTGTTTCAGGAAATAGGTTTGTAATCCTGTACCATGCATGTGGAATATGGGAGGATTCCCGAGAATCTTTCTAGAAGGAACGACTATATACTTGACAAATACTAGAAACAAACTTTCCTTGCTTCCACAGAATTCCATCCGGCACAATCTGTCCCTGCATAGCCGCTTCGTTAAGGTCCAGAACGAAGGGACCGGGAAGAGCTCGTGGTGGATGGTCAACCCTGACGGCGGCAAAGGTGGCAAGGCGCCGCGTCGCCGCGCCGTCTCCATGGACAACAGCAAATACATCAAAGGCGCCCGAGGCCGTGCCACCAAGAAAAAAGCTTCCCTGCAGGCCGCCCAGGACGGCAGCTCCGAGAGCTCGTCCAGCCTCTCCAAGTGGACCGGCAGCCCCACGTCGCGCAGCAGTGACGAGCTGGACGCCTGGACCGACTTCCGCTCGCGCACCAACTCCAACGCCAGCACCCTGAGCGGGCGCCTGTCGCCCATCCTCGCCAACCTAGAGCTGGACGAGGTGCCCCCGGACGACACGCCGTTGTCCCCCATGCTGTACTCCAGCCCGAGCAGCATGTCGCCGTCCGCCGGGCCCACCGGCCTCTCCGACCTGGCGGGCACCATGAACCTCAACGACGGGCTGTCCGACAACCTGATGGACGACCTGCTGGACAATATCAGCCTGGCGTCCCAGCAGCCTCCTCCCGATGAGGATGAGGACGACGACAAAGACCAGGGGGGCGCCGTCTTCACCTTCGGCAGTCCCGTCGGCAGCTACGTCCCCACGCCGCTTTTCAGCCCCACGTCCATCACCAGCCTGCGCCAGTCGCCCATGCAGACCATCCAGGAGAACAAGCAGACCACCTTCTCCTGCCCGGCGCACCTCACCCTGCAGGACCTCCTCAGCCTGGATTCCGGCAACGTCCTGCTCACCCAGTCCGACCCGCTCATGTCGCAGGCCAGCACCGCCGTGGCCCTGCAGAACTCGCGCCGCAATACGCTGCTTCTGCGCAAAGACCACGTCTGCTCCACCAACCACACCGCCGTCCAGGCACAAGTTTCATCTGTTCTCGGGGGAAATGGTCTCAAGTCTCCCGGCAAAACCTCCCCGGCCTTGCCCGGCCAGGACCCCTTCCCCGGCGCCGCCACCTCTGACCTGGAACTAGAGGGGTTCAACGGCGCACTGGAGTGCGACATGGACTCGATCATCCGCAACGAGCTGATGGAGGCCGACTGCCTGGACCTGAGTTTTGACGCCGCCCACAACGCCAACGTGAACCCGGGGGGCTTCAAGCAGACGTCACCGCAGAGCTGGGTCCAGAGCTGAGGCGCTCAGAACGAGCCGGGATGCAGACTCCACTAGCGGGAAAAGAAAGCGTGTTCAAGTGTATTTATGTCAGCTTAGTTTTCCATCCTATTTAATTTGAGGTGTGATGGGAAAGAAATGAGATAAGGTCGCTGCCCACACACTTTGCGTTAAAAATAGGACAGGAC
Above is a genomic segment from Syngnathus acus chromosome 22, fSynAcu1.2, whole genome shotgun sequence containing:
- the foxo3a gene encoding forkhead box protein O3a, translating into MAEANEPNVEIDPDFEPQKRPRSCTWPLPRPELGAAGKAGANDADVIPEEEDDDEEGGGGGAGGGGGSAPREATGSLTPSQLTPSGLRLASQPRTEDTADGSLSSAQLTPPAAATTASQQLRKSSARRNAWGNYSYADLITQAIESSPEKRLTLSQIYDWMVRSVPYFKDKGDSNSSAGWKNSIRHNLSLHSRFVKVQNEGTGKSSWWMVNPDGGKGGKAPRRRAVSMDNSKYIKGARGRATKKKASLQAAQDGSSESSSSLSKWTGSPTSRSSDELDAWTDFRSRTNSNASTLSGRLSPILANLELDEVPPDDTPLSPMLYSSPSSMSPSAGPTGLSDLAGTMNLNDGLSDNLMDDLLDNISLASQQPPPDEDEDDDKDQGGAVFTFGSPVGSYVPTPLFSPTSITSLRQSPMQTIQENKQTTFSCPAHLTLQDLLSLDSGNVLLTQSDPLMSQASTAVALQNSRRNTLLLRKDHVCSTNHTAVQAQVSSVLGGNGLKSPGKTSPALPGQDPFPGAATSDLELEGFNGALECDMDSIIRNELMEADCLDLSFDAAHNANVNPGGFKQTSPQSWVQS